AAGATGCAAGCTGTAGGTTCAGTAATTAATGTAGCCCAATTTCAGAAAGTCACAGTTAGTTGGACACTTCACTTTTGAATTGTTTATCAGAGATGATAACTAACAATAGAACAGCTCATAACATTTCTATGCTTCACATCAATTTTAAACTTTACTCTGCAACTGCAAGTTGCTATAAAAAAGAGTTGTTTATTGTATGCCAACCTAATATATTAATGGATGTTACCGCAGGTTCATTTGGAGCTTTTGTACTGTCCCTTTGGCATGGAGAATGGGTTTAAAAACCCTTTTGCTCCTACCTTTTCAATGACCTCATTGGAGAAGGTCCTAAAAAGTGGGTCTGATGGAGTTGCTGAAAATGAACAAGCAACCCAAAGGAGAAGGGATGTCATTATTAGAGGAGTTCTTTCTGTAACTGTGATATCTGCCGAAGATTTACCTGCTGTAGATTTGATGGGCAAGGCTGATCCTTATATTGTTCTAACAATGAAGAAATCAGAGGCAAAAAACAAAACCAGGGTAAGGGATGCAGTTAAGGAAATTTTAATTTGGAGTCATACTGAATCAAGTCTTTAATTTATTACATGAAGATGTGTGTTTTCTTATCTCTCATTGAGGAAATGTAATGTTTTATCAGCTAGGGAACTTGTAAATCAAGTTTGTATTCAGGAATTTTCTCATTTTGGATTTTTTGATCATGACCATACAAAGGATGGAGATAAACCTCCTTTATCATAACCATCTTCGGTGGGTTTTTTGTTGCTATGGTTAAAAGCTTAGATGCATGAGTTGAATTAGAAGTGCAATTTCAATGTCTCTTTAAGCATGTGGCTTTGATTTCCTCGAATTTCTCATTCATGTTTTGTTATTTGCCTTTTCAAGTTTTGGGTGATGTAAATGCGAGTCATCTATAAGTATGGCTACCTTGGGTTTTCATGTGTTCTATTTCATGCACTATATAATATTTGTGGTCGGTTCATTGGTTAAATTTGTTATTTCAGGTTGTGAATGACAGCTTGAACCCTGTTTGGAATCAAACTTTTGACTTCGTTGTCGAAGATGGATTGCACGATATGCTAATTCTTGAAGTTTGGGACCATGATACATTTGGCAAGGTAAATATTAGAAACTACTTGTtctcttttatcttttattttttcagtATTTTGTTTTGATGGATGATCAAATGGTAAATTCACcggaaaatatgaaaaaaaccGGAGGTTATTTGTATGCCTTGGAACCCCCCGCCCCGCCCCCATCCCCATTCAATATTTCTTGGCGGCATTGCTGCTTAGCTGCCAATTGGTATGTTTACTCAAATCGGTACAATGCTCCGAACCGGTTTTCCTTAACATAGTATCtattaggggtgtgcaaaaaccaaaCTGAACTGAATCGAAAATTCTAATATTGGTTCAGTTTTttggttagtttttttttttttttttatggttagtacggtttggttcagtttctatcaacacaaaaatttgatattCAGTTATCAGTTCGGTTTTAGCTTTTTGAAAACCGATTTAACCGAAAAACTGAATAACAATTGTTTtttgtaattaatatatatatatatatatttattatttatagttttttagtctttattctttaattatatCTAAGATATGGGTTAATAAATTTCTTATAATAGATAAAATGtactaatatactaataaacgttaataaaataattattagtcaataattttttatttttttaaaaaataacaaaaaaaaagaattttggATTTTAATCGAACCAAGCCAAACCAAACTGCATTTTTTCGGTTCGATGCGGTTTGTACCtaaagttcggttcggtttggtttcataatttTACCAAACTTTGGTTTTCGGTTTGTTGAGTTCGGTTACTGAACCGACAGAACCTACTGATTGCACAGGCCTAGTATCGATGTTGCACGAAAACAGAAACAGAACGCCGAACCGTATGACTTGATAAGTTTCTGTGCAACATAGAATAGAATGGTATCATAGGTGAGTTTGCGTGTATTATACCAAGTGTTGCCACTCTAGTTCAATTAAAGGTACCGACTCTAATCCTTCTATTCCATATTATCTTCTTGAGCCGAGAAAAGCCCTGCATGCCTGTTGTCACTATCGTATCTCTGCTTATTTTTCATCGTGAAGTTCTGTTTCCGAAACAGGGGCCTTCTAAAATGTTTCTGCCACGAAAGGCTTGATATTTTCATTACATTGTCCTTTGACCTAGGCATTTAAAATTCATGCAGGACTACATGGGAAGATGCATACTGACATTGACCAGGGTGATTTTGGAAGGAGAATATAAAGACAAGTTTCAGGTGGATGGTGCTAAATCTGGATGGCTAAATCTGAACCTCAAGTGGACACCACAGCTTATCTATCGCGACTCGTAGGTATCTCGACAGCAGAGAATGGTTCAACATAGCTCTCAGAGGCTCGGATATATACCCATGCAGTAGATTAATGCATAGAGAAGAATATTTAGTGGGTAGCAATCAATAAATTCTTGCGCGCTATGTACATGTGAAGAGTGGAGAGTACTTATATTAGTgtacataaatattttttgcaaaaattagGCTGTGATTTGAGGTTTATAAGTGAAAAATTAACGAGACTATTGTAATGCTACATTTTTCTGGCCTTATTCTTCATTATGTTTAAGACTTATGCGTATTAAAGATTTTTTGAActgcaaaaaagaaaaataaaaaacaaaactgaCAAATAACCTttgatattttcattttttattttgagaaatgactacatttgttttttttacgtAATCTTGTTTCTTAATACGATGCCAACTGGCCATTTTGTATctactttttcttttatatcatcaattatttattttttaatttaataaaatgtaGTTAAGATtatgaataattatacaacacaaaagaaaaaaacaatagtTGAATATTCCACTTATTGTAAAAATGATTTGACGCAATTGCATGGAATAAGTGTTAGTATTTTCAAATTGAGTATTAATGAGCATAAAATAGAAAGGATGAGcgttttctttaaaaataaaagaaatatatcattttagagctcaattttgtttaaaaaattcgGCATATGTTTGAAGTGCTCATATTTTGGCcttgtttttcattatttttaagattgtcattttcttttcatattttagcgtgatttttttattaattattctaCTTTTAAAAAGACCACTTTTAGTCCTTAACAATTTGTTTCCTTTTTCGCATATGAAGAAAGATTTGGAATGACTGTAATGTTACTCTTAAGTCAAATACACTGTATTTCCTCcaatttatgataaataattttagtttttttggtGTAATTTCACTGAACGTTATGAttatttaaccaaaaaaaatccaatataGCACATGCAAATATTATCCTAGAGTAGaattagtaattttaaaaatttaaggactCAAGTGTTATCCGGAACAAACATTAAGGGCTCTATTGGTGTTAATATTTCTCAAAAATTTCTCCTGGGtactttaattaaattgaaattcagTGTCCGTGACTGTGACTGTGATTGCTGCTAAAGAACTGAACTCAGGCCATTTCAGTCGCGGTCAGTAGCAACTAGCAACCCATCACCAACCAGTTCGTCGGCTAACTTCCGTCGTCGAGTCAAGGTGTGACGGTTTCTGAtctttaattttacttttctaTCTTCAATTTTGCTCTCACTGGTAAAATTTAGATTTTACTTTCCGACTATAGAATGAGATGCGACTGTAGAGATTCTTGTTGTTCCGGCCATGTTAATGATAACGACGAATCAAATGAACCTACATTATCAACAAAAAGGCAGAGAACGTGTCGCATCACTGATAATTCCGGTAGTTGTAATAGTAAATGTAAGAGTACATATAAAGCTAGGGTTCTATATAATGATAATGTAGATCCTGATTACCGCGAATTTCTTGATTTAGAAGCAACTCGTGATAATGATGACTTTAGTAAAGGTAAATCTAGTGCTGATGGAGTGTATGATAGTACTAATTGTAGTGATGGAGATGATAATTGTGTCGATTCTGATTAtcgaaaatatttggatttgcatGGTCATGATATTAATGAAGATGATTGTTTTGTGGATTCTGATTATGAGAAGTATCTTGCTTTAGAAGCTGTTGATGATGATGGTAATGTTGGTAATGGTAATAACACTAAGAATGCTAGTGAAGAAGGGGATCACGCGGATGATGATTATGTGGAGTTTTGCTTTTCATTAGCAGCTCATGCTACTAAGGAAGAAGTGGATGATGAAGAATGTGATGTGGACGATGACTACAGTGAGTTTTTAACTTCAAAAGGAGTTGGTGATGGTGGTATTGACTATTGATAAAGAATGCTGATTTGGTGGAGCTGTTTGATTTACAGGCTGTGGGTGATAAGGAATGTTGGTAACTACATTACTGAGTATTTTATAAAAGAGATATAACATCAAAGTATACTTGAATCTGCTTCTGCTCTTAAGACAATTATTTCTGCAAAACGGCATATCGATGTTAATGCTGTTTATTAAACTATAGAGAATAGTTTCCCTGGTGAGCTATGCTGGACAGGGACTTGTTGAGTCTAAAATGGGGCCACTGCTGGAGGGCTATTGGTAGAAGAAGGCAAGTCATGTCTGCTTGAAGTTCTTATGAATGATTGGGTTTCTAACTCTGTCATAACTATAATGCTCTAGCTCCTTTTCTAACCCTTATGTATTGCTGTTAAGCTATTGACTGATTGGATTCTGTCAAAACTCGGTCGGAAACTCTCTGGACAGCTAGGGAAATGAAACTCTGAGTTTTAAAAGCGTTTGCGGAAATGGAAATGAATGCGGAAACATTGAACTCACGAAGTTTCCATGCAACATAGGCGGAGTATTACCAAGGTAGCTAAAAGTTGATGCGTAGCAAGGTGATATCTTTTATTTATCCATCAGTTTAATGTCCAACACAGgaacattttattattaaattacgTTGATAGATCACACATTCTTACAATGAAGTGGATGGTTCCCATAATTAACTATATGCCAGCAGGATTATTATAAGTTAATTATCTAAGATGACCACATACTTCATTGGTTAGAGAACATAATAGATAAGTTGCTTCAGTAGTTTCTTGCAGCTTCAGTAGTTTCTTGCAGCTTCACCAACGACACCCTTTAGATGATTCTTCTTTACCTCTCTGTCTAACCTGCACAAATAAAACTTAACCCTTTGATACACAAGTGTTTTCAGCTAAATCACCGACAAATCGCCGAAAAACAGGTACAGTTAGTTACTTACCAGTACTGATTGTAGACTATAAGTGAATCAGCTACCTCATTTTTCCCGTCATCGTTCCGGTTCCAGTAATAGAATGCATGAGTCCTGTTTTTTATCTTCAATATTGAATGGCCATAGCTGGCTTCTCTAAATGCAGAATAGTCTGGTTGTGGATAGGTATAGCTACAGATGCAGTGatagatttatttaatattatacatTGTTGCATATCATCAACATCAATTTGtcaatcttaatttttttttttgagtaaaGAGTCATTCTAGTCTTTAAACTTGTGGGGACGGGCTTACATAAGTCAAATTTGACCTATTTCAACTATATAACCCACAATTCTCCAAAATAAGACCGTTATCCCACTTTGGTATTTTAAAGCACCTGAAAAGCAACTGTGAATATATTTGTGCTTAATATCGTATGCCAGTTCCAACATGTTTGTGCTTCATATCTTCAAAATTGCGTTCCACGGGCTTAGTAAATATTGGTGTGGGCGTGATTGAGGCTTTATTTTATGTTGGACAGTTATGAAGTAAATTGCCTAAACATATCAAGTTTGACTTATATGAGCCCATCTCAAAGTTTAAAGACCAGAAAGACCATatgctttaatttttattgcttACTTTGAAGCAAGACCTTCTTGATTTCCTCCATCTCCAACATTTATGTAAAGAGGGGCAGAGTCATCAGGCACAGGATAACAGGGGCCGCTAGTAACATTGTAGTGAATGTTCGAGTAACGATGCTAGCatcaaaaaagaagaaagaaaacaGAGTGCCTTCAGCCATCCTTTCATTTGTTTGTCAATGTGAAAGCCATAGATATATACGTACCGATCTCTCATAAGCATGAACATGACCAGAAAAGACTATGTCGACTTTGTGTTCAACGAACCACTTCTCGAAGTTTGATCGCATGCCTTCGCCCTCCATGAAGTGTGCCTCATTGCTGTTGTAGAGCGGGACATGCGTGATAACAAAGAGCCAAGGTGTTTCTGTCCGGTTAACCTTTTGGAGTTCTTCATAGAGCCAAATCCACTGAGGTGTGTATGTTGCTATTCATAAGTTTGAAATCATTCGGTTTGTATAAATtgcatttgaatttcttttttagTCATGAAACAGGGTAGAAAATGTTACCGAAACCAGAATAGCTGTTGAGTACAATAATATGAGCAGATGCTCGTCTGATAGAATACCAAAGAGGAGTGCTACTATTGGAGGCCATGTAAGGGGTAGGGTACCTATACACATAATTCTTGAAAGGAGTGGTTTCTCCCTGCATGTACATTTCAAGTATTAGAAGCTAGACAATAATATACATGGTTAAGAATTTAGATCCGAATTACTATTTCCCctctcaattttgaaaaatcacTCTCTCCTTGACTTTAATGTTCTATATTAAACCAAAACCCCCTTATAAAGGAAGGTTTTAGTTAAAGAAAGCTAAAACGTGCATAACAATTTTAGAACTTCATGGGGAAAATAATAGTTCATATGTAAATTCATAGGGTTAATAGTAATTAACCCCAATATATATAGCATTTCTCTCTTTCAAGGACGTacaaaaactgaaccaaattgaTTAATTACAGTAAATTTTTATTCGGTTTGATTATGATAAGGATATTAATAGTTTACCATGTAAGGGAAGTACTCAACATCATGATTTCCAATAGACCAAAACCAGGGCAAATAAGCAGTACTATTTTCAACAAGACGACCCCAAGAATCCCATCTTATACCAACACAGTTATACTGATATTTGTCCGCATAAGATAGATCTCCGAGAAACAACAAAGCTTTAGCTTTACTCTTCATGAAATGTCTTAGAGTAGACAATGAATTGAATGTCTGTCCCAGGTCACCTGtcaaattcaaacataaatTTAGGTGATCGAGATTTGTTTTACAGAAATTTCTTATCTAGGTCGTATATTCGCACTCGCATGAATTCattatataatttaagaatAGCGGAAGGGAACTGACCGATAATTCCAAACGTATAAGGTAAATCCGGATTGATCGCGGGAG
This region of Mercurialis annua linkage group LG1-X, ddMerAnnu1.2, whole genome shotgun sequence genomic DNA includes:
- the LOC126655314 gene encoding uncharacterized protein LOC126655314 — its product is MRCDCRDSCCSGHVNDNDESNEPTLSTKRQRTCRITDNSGSCNSKCKSTYKARVLYNDNVDPDYREFLDLEATRDNDDFSKGKSSADGVYDSTNCSDGDDNCVDSDYRKYLDLHGHDINEDDCFVDSDYEKYLALEAVDDDGNVGNGNNTKNASEEGDHADDDYVEFCFSLAAHATKEEVDDEECDVDDDYSEFLTSKGVGDGGIDY
- the LOC126655306 gene encoding bifunctional purple acid phosphatase 26-like, which encodes MMMKSMVMLVQLILIVLSGSVKSGNAGITSSYVRSAFPSTDIPLDNPVFNPPPGYNAPQQVHIIQGDYNGKAVIVSWVTPDEPGSNKVFYGTFDKKYAFIAEGTVTNFTFYKYKSGFIHTCLLSDLQYDTKYYYKLGEGNSSREFSFETPPAINPDLPYTFGIIGDLGQTFNSLSTLRHFMKSKAKALLFLGDLSYADKYQYNCVGIRWDSWGRLVENSTAYLPWFWSIGNHDVEYFPYMGETTPFKNYVYRYPTPYMASNSSTPLWYSIRRASAHIIVLNSYSGFATYTPQWIWLYEELQKVNRTETPWLFVITHVPLYNSNEAHFMEGEGMRSNFEKWFVEHKVDIVFSGHVHAYERSHRYSNIHYNVTSGPCYPVPDDSAPLYINVGDGGNQEGLASNYTYPQPDYSAFREASYGHSILKIKNRTHAFYYWNRNDDGKNEVADSLIVYNQYWLDREVKKNHLKGVVGEAARNY